A single Uloborus diversus isolate 005 chromosome 7, Udiv.v.3.1, whole genome shotgun sequence DNA region contains:
- the LOC129225496 gene encoding uncharacterized protein LOC129225496, whose protein sequence is MAFHQREICKVGESPTQDRRSLSPRRGSAVTAPDESIENTGINRDSNSPTPGTPKMSPSSSTCTTPETPKSPSRNERRISTRLLMMQGKQPDASGGKSSPKSSPKHQAWKSSKFFSRSMASGELLKGFKKLSTPSATPSSAPAGEEATPGNSSPDNKDADSKSFKSRFSSLRRKSGSDTDNVPNVDSESLKLGSPDVRGIVCKKEDLISLMKVPGTKERRVSSPAELIVPLQSSLPTSPIPVLKSPSIKVAPNSPLTRGSFRTSRSNSLDPTALPNVERAIFRPPLNKPAIRTVVYQPPQIPSSSFHHSPRRVVTDDICIKKTGTFLEVVPEVKRRLSGPLIEVKDRIIEENEETEGDSENPVQWDDGNFVDPNLLGGAIEAFLKGMGTSPTATPTTEKRVSFKKNLIK, encoded by the exons ATGGCATTTCATCAGCGTGAAATTTGCAAAGTCGGTGAGTCCCCTACACAGGATAGGAGATCCCTGAGCCCTAGAAGAGGAAGTGCTGTTACAGCTCCTGATGAAAGTATCGAAAACACTGGAATAAATCGCGATAGCAACTCTCCAACACCAGGTACCCCCAAGATGTCCCCGTCATCTTCCACTTGCACCACACCGGAAACCCCCAAATCCCCGTCCCGGAACGAACGAAGAATTTCAACTCGTCTGCTGATGATGCAAGGAAAGCAGCCTGATGCCTCTGGAGGCAAGTCGAGTCCCAAGTCTTCACCCAAACATCAGGCTTGGAAAAGTTCGAAGTTCTTCAGCAGAAGCATGGCGTCTGGAGAGCTTCTGAAAGGGTTTAAAAAACTTTCCACTCCCAGTGCTACCCCGAGTTCTGCACCAGCGGGAGAAGAGGCTACTCCTGGAAATTCTTCTCCTGATAATAAAGATGCAGATTCCAAATCTTTCAAAAGTAGATTCAGTTCCCTTCGGCGTAAAAGTGGAAGTGATACAGACAATGTTCCAAACGTAGACAGCGAATCACTGAAG TTGGGAAGTCCAGATGTGAGAGGAATTGTATGCAAGAAAGAAGACCTCATATCTTTGATGAAAGTTCCAGGAACAAAGGAAAGAAGAGTGTCCTCTCCAGCTGAGCTAATCGTTCCTCTGCAATCAAGCCTCCCTACTTCTCCCATTCCTGTTCTAAAATCTCCTTCCATTAAAGTTGCTCCAAATTCACCTTTGACCAGAGGATCCTTTCGAACATCCCGATCAAATTCTTTAGACCCCACGGCCTTGCCCAACGTGGAACGTGCCATCTTCCGACCACCTCTCAACAAACCAGCCATCAGGACTGTCGTTTACCAACCTCCCCAAATACCTTCCTCTTCCTTCCATCACTCACCGAGGAGAGTGGTCACTGATGACATTTGTATCAAGAAAACTGGGACATTCCTAGAAGTCGTTCCTGAAGTCAAAAGGCGACTATCAGGACCTCTCATCGAAGTTAAGGATAGaataattgaagaaaatgaagaaacagAAGGTGATAGTGAGAATCCTGTTCAATGGGATGATGGTAATTTTGTAGATCCTAATTTATTAGGAGGGGCAATAGAAGCGTTTCTCAAAGGCATGGGAACGTCTCCCACTGCTACACCAACTACAGAAAAGCGAGtttcatttaagaaaaatttaataaaataa